One window from the genome of uncultured Tateyamaria sp. encodes:
- the sucC gene encoding ADP-forming succinate--CoA ligase subunit beta, protein MNIHEYQAKALLRSYGAPVSDGRVVLRAEDAKTAAGALDGPLWVVKAQIHAGGRGKGSFKEADAGDKGGVRLTKSVEEAAEEAKKMLGRTLVTHQTGPAGKQVNRIYIEDGSGIETEMYLALLVDRATSRVSFVCSTEGGMDIEEVAAETPEKILSFSVDPATGYQAYHGRRIAFMLGLEGKQVKQCVGLMGLLYKAFMEKDMEMLEINPLIVTDGGDLKVLDAKVSFDGNAIYRHADINELRDETEEDPKELAASKYDLNYIALDGEIGCMVNGAGLAMATMDIIKLYGAEPANFLDVGGGATKEKVTEAFKIITSDPNVKGILVNIFGGIMRCDVIAEGVVAAVKEVGLQVPLVVRLEGTNVQQGKDIINNSGLDVIAADDLKDGAQKIVTAVKG, encoded by the coding sequence ATGAACATCCATGAATACCAGGCCAAAGCCCTTCTGCGCAGCTACGGGGCTCCGGTCTCGGACGGGCGCGTTGTCCTGCGAGCTGAGGACGCCAAGACAGCCGCAGGCGCATTGGACGGTCCGCTGTGGGTGGTCAAGGCACAGATCCACGCCGGTGGCCGCGGCAAAGGCAGCTTCAAAGAAGCAGATGCAGGCGACAAGGGCGGCGTGCGCCTAACCAAGTCGGTTGAGGAAGCCGCCGAAGAGGCCAAGAAGATGCTGGGCCGCACCCTTGTGACGCACCAGACCGGTCCAGCCGGCAAGCAGGTCAACCGCATCTACATCGAAGACGGCTCGGGCATCGAGACCGAGATGTATCTCGCCCTTCTGGTCGACCGTGCGACCAGCCGCGTGTCCTTTGTCTGCTCGACCGAGGGTGGCATGGATATCGAAGAGGTCGCCGCCGAAACCCCGGAGAAAATCCTCAGCTTCAGCGTCGATCCTGCCACGGGATACCAGGCCTACCATGGTCGCCGCATCGCCTTCATGCTGGGTCTGGAAGGCAAGCAGGTCAAGCAATGCGTGGGCCTGATGGGTCTGCTCTACAAGGCGTTCATGGAAAAAGACATGGAGATGCTCGAGATCAACCCGTTGATCGTGACCGATGGCGGCGACCTGAAAGTGCTGGATGCCAAGGTCAGCTTTGACGGCAACGCAATCTACCGCCATGCCGACATCAACGAATTGCGCGACGAGACCGAGGAAGACCCCAAGGAACTCGCCGCGTCCAAGTACGACCTGAACTACATCGCGCTGGATGGCGAGATTGGCTGCATGGTGAACGGCGCGGGCCTGGCCATGGCGACCATGGACATCATCAAGCTGTACGGTGCCGAGCCTGCCAACTTCCTGGATGTGGGCGGTGGCGCCACCAAGGAAAAGGTGACCGAGGCGTTCAAGATCATCACCTCGGACCCCAACGTCAAAGGGATCCTCGTCAACATCTTTGGCGGTATCATGCGCTGCGACGTGATTGCCGAAGGCGTGGTGGCAGCGGTCAAGGAAGTGGGATTGCAAGTGCCGCTGGTGGTTCGGCTTGAGGGCACAAACGTCCAGCAGGGCAAGGACATCATCAACAACTCCGGCCTTGACGTGATTGCCGCCGACGACCTCAAGGACGGCGCCCAGAAGATCGTGACAGCGGTCAAGGGTTGA
- the mdh gene encoding malate dehydrogenase has protein sequence MARPKIALIGAGQIGGTLAHLAALKELGDVILFDIAEGTPEGKALDIAESGPSEGFDAKLKGTQSYADIAGADVCIVTAGVPRKPGMSRDDLLGINLKVMKSVGEGIAANAPDAFVICITNPLDAMVWALQKFSGLPANKVCGMAGVLDSARFRHFLADEFDVSMKDVTAFVLGGHGDTMVPSVRYSTVAGIPLPDLVKMGWTTQEKLDAIVQRTRDGGAEIVGLLKTGSAFYAPATAGIEMAEAYLKDQKRVLPCAAHCDGEFGLKSMYVGVPTVIGAGGIERIVNIKLNKEEQEMFDTSVKAVQGLMEACKGIDESLA, from the coding sequence ATGGCCAGACCCAAGATTGCCCTGATCGGCGCCGGTCAGATCGGCGGCACGCTTGCCCACCTCGCAGCTTTGAAAGAGCTGGGCGACGTGATCCTGTTCGACATCGCCGAAGGCACCCCCGAGGGCAAAGCCCTCGACATCGCGGAATCCGGCCCCTCCGAAGGGTTCGATGCCAAGCTGAAAGGCACGCAGTCCTATGCCGATATCGCGGGCGCCGATGTGTGCATCGTGACCGCGGGTGTGCCGCGCAAGCCGGGCATGAGCCGCGATGACCTTCTGGGCATCAACCTCAAGGTCATGAAATCCGTGGGCGAAGGCATTGCCGCCAACGCGCCTGACGCCTTTGTCATCTGCATCACCAACCCGCTCGATGCGATGGTGTGGGCGCTGCAGAAGTTTTCGGGCCTCCCCGCGAACAAGGTCTGCGGCATGGCAGGTGTGCTGGACAGCGCCCGCTTCCGCCACTTCCTGGCGGATGAATTCGACGTGTCGATGAAAGACGTCACCGCCTTTGTTCTGGGCGGTCACGGCGACACGATGGTGCCGTCGGTCCGCTATTCGACAGTTGCAGGCATCCCCCTGCCCGATCTGGTCAAGATGGGCTGGACCACGCAAGAGAAGCTGGACGCCATCGTGCAGCGTACCCGTGACGGCGGCGCCGAGATCGTGGGCCTGCTGAAGACCGGTTCCGCCTTCTACGCCCCTGCCACTGCGGGCATCGAGATGGCCGAAGCCTATCTCAAGGACCAAAAACGCGTTCTGCCCTGTGCCGCACATTGTGACGGCGAATTCGGCCTGAAAAGCATGTATGTCGGTGTCCCCACCGTGATCGGTGCGGGCGGCATCGAGCGGATCGTGAACATCAAGCTCAACAAGGAAGAACAAGAGATGTTCGACACCTCCGTCAAAGCGGTCCAGGGTCTGATGGAGGCCTGCAAGGGCATCGACGAAAGCCTCGCGTAA
- a CDS encoding glycosyltransferase family 2 protein, producing the protein MTANEPGALVTANVQWHLATGAAAVFVFLDDPEDPAAASLAAIPGCHVQLCDDAYWTERRPTKGRPPSQMRRQTINANFAQNRCDLEWLFHIDADEFIWQEGTLAAELATHDDPMTEVNLPVLERVFPDGVQAGLFDGSFRATSDLSAAACDAAFGPFARMMKRGQYSHGAGKSGVRVGAGLRLGVHTATRTGSEGRQRRAAKRVSTSAVLLHFDGLTPVHWVMKVLRYAQTTPEVQAQILQPHRAAQVAWLLERCATMAEARAAHRDLFALTPDRHARLVRFGLSHTIAFDPAARVGAAMPDLMPAGFDADVVRRNPWLRDVIDV; encoded by the coding sequence ATGACAGCCAATGAACCCGGCGCTCTGGTGACTGCGAATGTGCAGTGGCATTTGGCGACCGGCGCGGCGGCCGTTTTTGTCTTTCTGGACGACCCGGAGGACCCGGCGGCCGCGTCACTGGCCGCGATCCCGGGATGTCATGTCCAGCTTTGCGATGATGCTTATTGGACCGAACGCCGCCCGACCAAGGGGCGCCCCCCGTCGCAGATGCGGCGCCAGACGATCAACGCAAATTTCGCGCAGAACCGCTGTGATCTGGAGTGGCTGTTCCACATCGACGCGGATGAGTTTATCTGGCAGGAGGGGACGCTGGCGGCCGAACTGGCGACCCATGATGATCCGATGACGGAGGTGAACCTGCCAGTCCTCGAGCGGGTGTTTCCGGACGGCGTGCAAGCGGGGCTGTTTGACGGGTCATTTCGTGCCACATCGGATTTGAGCGCGGCCGCGTGCGACGCTGCATTTGGTCCGTTTGCGCGGATGATGAAACGCGGCCAGTATTCCCACGGTGCCGGAAAGAGCGGCGTGCGGGTTGGCGCAGGGCTGCGGTTGGGCGTCCACACCGCCACGCGCACCGGGTCCGAAGGACGGCAACGGCGCGCGGCCAAGCGGGTGTCGACCAGTGCGGTGCTGTTGCATTTTGACGGGCTGACGCCGGTGCATTGGGTCATGAAGGTCCTGCGGTACGCCCAAACCACACCCGAGGTCCAGGCGCAGATATTGCAACCGCATCGCGCGGCCCAGGTGGCCTGGTTGCTTGAGCGTTGCGCGACGATGGCAGAGGCGCGCGCGGCGCATCGGGACCTGTTTGCGCTCACACCGGACAGGCACGCACGCCTTGTGCGGTTTGGCCTGTCGCACACCATTGCCTTCGACCCCGCAGCACGCGTTGGCGCGGCCATGCCAGACCTGATGCCTGCGGGTTTTGATGCAGATGTGGTGCGGCGCAATCCGTGGCTGCGGGACGTGATCGACGTCTAG
- a CDS encoding adenylate/guanylate cyclase domain-containing protein — translation MPQSRPIERKLTTVLAADAANYSGRMSLDEEGTVRALRASRAIIDAAIAECGGRIANTSGDGLIADIPSVVGAVRCGVSIQRTLNDRPDLLPFRLGIHLGDVIVEGTDLLGDGVNLAARLQEMADVGGILISQQVYDHARGKLGTVELRPLGPATPKHLAEEVGVYAVVAEGITPPRLLDNLGPKVGPISAQLPDDDAGDSAHARFKTDRNRILGAFGAILIVDVAAGLPFYITVLPEVGLLYVLYRKWRAYRSERAAPAAP, via the coding sequence ATGCCCCAGTCGCGCCCCATAGAACGAAAACTGACCACGGTTCTGGCGGCCGATGCGGCCAATTATTCCGGCAGGATGAGCCTGGACGAAGAAGGCACCGTACGGGCCCTGCGCGCGTCCCGTGCGATCATCGACGCCGCGATTGCCGAGTGCGGCGGGCGGATCGCCAATACGTCCGGGGACGGGCTGATTGCGGACATCCCGTCTGTTGTCGGTGCCGTCCGCTGCGGGGTGTCGATCCAACGTACGCTGAATGACCGGCCTGATCTGCTGCCCTTCCGGCTGGGCATCCATCTGGGCGACGTAATTGTCGAAGGCACGGATTTGCTGGGCGACGGTGTCAACCTGGCCGCCCGGTTGCAAGAAATGGCCGATGTGGGCGGTATCCTGATTTCGCAACAGGTCTACGACCACGCCCGCGGCAAGCTGGGCACTGTTGAGCTGCGCCCCTTGGGCCCCGCAACCCCCAAGCACCTTGCCGAAGAGGTGGGTGTATATGCCGTCGTCGCAGAGGGCATCACGCCGCCGCGCTTGCTGGACAATTTGGGGCCGAAAGTCGGACCGATCAGCGCGCAGCTTCCCGATGATGACGCCGGGGACAGCGCCCATGCCCGGTTCAAGACGGACCGCAATCGCATCCTGGGCGCCTTTGGTGCAATTCTGATCGTGGATGTGGCCGCCGGTTTGCCGTTCTACATCACGGTCCTGCCGGAGGTCGGACTTCTGTACGTGCTGTACCGAAAGTGGCGTGCCTATCGCAGCGAACGCGCCGCACCCGCCGCCCCCTAG
- a CDS encoding sulfite exporter TauE/SafE family protein yields MDLDLWFFAVAAPAVVFAGISKGGFGSGASFASASILALVIEPGMALGVVLPLLMLIDASTLKPYWGKWDVRVSVLMILGGLPGVALGALLFSRTEPDVFRVLIGVISIGFVIWQVGRNQGWIRLASRALPAWVGVLTGTVAGFTSFVSHAGGPPAAVYLLSLRPTKTEYQANTVLIFTAINIFKFVPYAFLGMFTAQTAVANLALAPFALFGAWLGVRAHHWMPERAFFMLTYVLLVMTGAKLIWDGLT; encoded by the coding sequence ATGGACCTTGATCTGTGGTTTTTTGCCGTAGCCGCCCCCGCAGTGGTGTTTGCCGGAATATCCAAGGGCGGGTTCGGGTCCGGCGCATCCTTTGCCTCGGCCTCGATTCTGGCGCTGGTCATCGAACCGGGCATGGCGTTGGGCGTCGTACTGCCGTTGCTGATGCTGATCGATGCGTCCACGCTGAAACCCTACTGGGGCAAATGGGATGTGCGGGTGTCGGTTCTGATGATTCTCGGGGGCCTGCCGGGTGTGGCCCTGGGCGCGCTGCTGTTTTCGAGGACCGAACCGGATGTGTTCCGGGTGTTGATCGGGGTCATATCCATCGGCTTCGTGATCTGGCAGGTCGGACGCAATCAGGGATGGATTCGGCTGGCGTCGCGGGCGTTGCCTGCCTGGGTTGGGGTGTTGACCGGGACGGTTGCCGGTTTCACCAGCTTTGTCAGCCATGCGGGCGGGCCACCCGCGGCGGTCTATCTGCTGTCCCTGCGCCCCACCAAGACGGAATATCAGGCCAACACCGTGTTGATCTTTACTGCCATCAACATCTTCAAATTTGTGCCGTACGCCTTTCTGGGGATGTTCACGGCGCAGACGGCTGTTGCAAATCTGGCGCTTGCCCCGTTTGCCCTCTTCGGGGCTTGGCTTGGGGTGCGGGCCCATCACTGGATGCCCGAGCGGGCGTTTTTCATGCTGACCTATGTGCTGCTTGTCATGACCGGGGCCAAGCTGATCTGGGATGGGCTGACATGA
- a CDS encoding GNAT family N-acetyltransferase, translating into MTVRPLGVEDTQDALRLYSHLAGDQALADGTAFATLTSHSGTTVLGAFDGDVLTAMVTLHILPNMTHGGRPYALIENVVTHADHRGRGRGRQVMQAAIDAAWVAECYKIMLLTGRTANARGFYEKLGFGADEKWGMTLRRVPRR; encoded by the coding sequence ATGACGGTGCGTCCGCTTGGGGTCGAGGACACGCAAGATGCGCTGCGTCTTTACAGTCACCTTGCGGGGGATCAGGCCCTGGCCGACGGCACGGCCTTTGCCACCCTCACAAGCCACAGCGGCACCACCGTGTTGGGAGCTTTCGACGGTGATGTTCTGACCGCGATGGTGACCCTGCACATCCTGCCAAACATGACCCACGGCGGACGGCCCTATGCGCTGATCGAAAATGTGGTGACCCATGCGGATCATCGCGGCAGGGGACGCGGGCGGCAGGTCATGCAGGCCGCAATCGATGCCGCGTGGGTCGCGGAGTGTTACAAGATCATGCTCTTGACCGGGCGCACGGCAAATGCGCGGGGCTTTTATGAAAAGCTGGGCTTTGGCGCGGATGAAAAGTGGGGCATGACCCTTCGCCGCGTCCCGCGACGTTGA